One part of the Desulfurobacterium pacificum genome encodes these proteins:
- the trpC gene encoding indole-3-glycerol phosphate synthase TrpC, producing MNILERIVEYKKIEIEEQKKKFNLNVLREEAEKMNVPFDFKKAISGEGINIIAEVKKASPSKGIIKENFDPVEIAKSYEKGGAKAISVLTDKKFFQGSPFYLRQVAEAVNLPVLRKDFIIDEFQIYGAKALGASSFLLIAAILDESQLKDFIDLGRELGMEPLVETHSEEEVEKALKCGAEIIGVNNRDLKTFNVSLETTLKLLPLIKSENKILVSESGIKGKEDIIKLKNTGVDAFLIGETLMRSEKPEEVLKSWVS from the coding sequence ATGAACATACTGGAAAGAATCGTTGAATACAAAAAAATAGAAATAGAAGAACAGAAAAAGAAGTTTAACCTCAACGTTTTGCGCGAAGAAGCAGAAAAAATGAACGTTCCCTTTGATTTTAAAAAGGCAATTTCCGGAGAAGGAATAAACATCATAGCTGAAGTCAAAAAAGCTTCTCCCTCAAAAGGGATAATAAAAGAAAACTTTGATCCGGTAGAGATAGCCAAGAGTTACGAAAAAGGAGGGGCAAAAGCTATTTCTGTCTTAACTGATAAAAAGTTTTTTCAGGGTTCCCCCTTTTACCTGCGCCAGGTAGCAGAAGCTGTAAATCTTCCCGTTTTAAGAAAGGACTTCATAATAGATGAATTTCAGATATACGGCGCAAAGGCTTTAGGCGCATCTTCTTTTCTACTAATTGCCGCAATATTAGACGAAAGCCAGCTAAAGGACTTTATAGACTTAGGAAGAGAATTAGGAATGGAACCTTTAGTAGAAACCCACTCAGAAGAAGAAGTAGAGAAAGCTCTAAAGTGCGGAGCTGAAATAATCGGCGTAAACAACAGAGACCTGAAAACCTTTAACGTTTCACTTGAAACAACGCTAAAACTCTTACCCCTCATAAAATCTGAAAACAAAATTTTGGTAAGCGAAAGCGGAATTAAAGGTAAAGAAGATATAATCAAATTGAAAAACACAGGCGTTGATGCCTTTCTAATAGGAGAAACGCTAATGAGAAGCGAAAAGCCGGAGGAGGTTCTTAAATCTTGGGTATCTTAA